The following proteins are encoded in a genomic region of Lujinxingia vulgaris:
- the ftsY gene encoding signal recognition particle-docking protein FtsY, which produces MSETLLSSATTLTLIGQAAEVEPVSWLPIVLVAVVLIAVVALLLFLRKGGEKPGDRPRAEPRDRSQAPTADLLEDRDEVDAPVEIHEGMTLAEIKRAKRARVKGEGARRETAAEATERSARDHAEAKASAEEPSEEVSEAPAEEPAEEVSEAPAEEPSEEVNEAPAEEALKKASTGLPRPKAKLPEIEAPEEGAGLGEESSISLPKPRPQAERAKSGAGTLPKPKLPKPAAKPAPKPEAEAEETASDVATEVEAPAVQPTELDKPSAPEPASLRDGLQKTRTGFVDRLGKLFSAETIPDDLIDEVEEILFTADIGAKIAQRIIDTVEDELSGDEKRDPSAIWGKIRAYCEDILSKHEGAIDFDAHKPFVMLVIGVNGVGKTTTIGKIASKLKREGKSVMLVAGDTFRAAAVEQLDVWAKRTNIPIHRGEDNADPASVIYAGIEKGIAEGADVIICDTAGRLHTKVNLLDELGKIGRVTGKALEGAPHETILVLDANTGQNAIQQASMFKEACDITGVVLTKLDGTAKGGVILGICDELDAPVRYIGIGEGVEDLRAFNSGEFVEALFM; this is translated from the coding sequence ATGAGTGAGACGCTTTTGAGCAGCGCGACAACCTTGACGTTGATTGGGCAGGCCGCCGAGGTGGAGCCGGTCAGCTGGCTTCCGATTGTGCTGGTGGCCGTGGTGCTGATCGCGGTGGTGGCGCTGCTGCTCTTTTTGCGAAAAGGCGGCGAAAAACCCGGCGATCGGCCCCGCGCCGAGCCTCGGGACCGCAGTCAGGCGCCGACGGCCGATCTTCTCGAAGATCGCGATGAGGTCGATGCTCCGGTGGAGATCCACGAGGGGATGACCCTTGCCGAGATCAAGCGCGCGAAGCGCGCGCGGGTCAAGGGCGAGGGCGCGCGTCGTGAGACGGCGGCCGAGGCCACCGAGCGCTCGGCGCGTGATCATGCGGAGGCCAAAGCGTCGGCCGAAGAGCCTTCCGAAGAGGTGAGCGAAGCGCCGGCGGAGGAGCCTGCTGAAGAGGTGAGCGAAGCGCCGGCGGAGGAGCCTTCCGAAGAGGTGAACGAAGCGCCGGCCGAAGAGGCGTTGAAGAAAGCGTCCACCGGACTTCCGCGCCCCAAAGCGAAGTTGCCCGAGATCGAAGCGCCGGAAGAGGGCGCCGGGCTTGGCGAAGAGAGCTCCATCTCGCTGCCCAAGCCCCGGCCGCAGGCCGAGCGCGCGAAGAGTGGCGCCGGCACCCTGCCGAAGCCCAAACTTCCCAAACCCGCCGCGAAGCCCGCGCCAAAACCCGAAGCTGAAGCTGAGGAGACCGCGTCCGATGTGGCGACCGAGGTTGAGGCGCCGGCGGTACAACCCACTGAGCTTGATAAGCCCTCGGCACCCGAGCCCGCGTCGCTTCGCGACGGTCTGCAGAAGACCCGCACCGGCTTTGTCGACCGCCTGGGCAAACTCTTCAGCGCCGAGACCATCCCCGACGACCTCATCGACGAAGTCGAAGAGATCCTCTTTACGGCTGATATCGGCGCGAAGATCGCCCAGCGTATCATCGACACCGTCGAAGATGAGCTCTCCGGCGATGAGAAGCGCGATCCTTCCGCAATCTGGGGCAAGATCCGCGCGTACTGCGAAGATATTCTCAGCAAGCATGAGGGGGCCATCGACTTCGATGCGCACAAACCCTTTGTGATGCTGGTCATCGGCGTCAACGGCGTGGGCAAGACCACCACGATTGGCAAGATTGCCAGCAAGCTCAAGCGCGAGGGCAAGAGCGTGATGCTGGTCGCCGGCGACACCTTCCGCGCCGCGGCAGTCGAGCAGCTCGATGTGTGGGCCAAACGCACCAACATCCCCATCCACCGCGGTGAGGATAACGCCGACCCGGCGTCGGTGATTTACGCCGGCATCGAAAAGGGCATCGCCGAGGGCGCCGACGTCATCATCTGCGACACCGCCGGGCGCCTGCACACCAAGGTCAACCTGCTCGACGAGCTCGGCAAGATCGGGCGCGTCACCGGCAAGGCGCTCGAAGGCGCGCCGCATGAGACGATCCTGGTGCTCGACGCCAACACCGGCCAGAACGCCATTCAGCAGGCCTCGATGTTTAAAGAAGCCTGCGACATCACCGGTGTGGTGCTCACCAAGCTCGACGGCACGGCCAAGGGCGGCGTGATTCTGGGCATCTGCGATGAGCTCGACGCGCCGGTGCGCTACATCGGCATCGGGGAGGGCGTCGAAGACCTGCGCGCCTTCAACTCCGGCGAGTTTGTCGAGGCGCTCTTTATGTGA
- a CDS encoding outer membrane beta-barrel domain-containing protein: protein MPHRSFAARHLLALAALGSATVLSASVSAQETVQEFSDTIHVIQRRPVLQKQRVDLTPRFGVNVNDAIYRNFRVGANLNYHFSERFYAGAIFDWYDFGEVLGGPTQSFRDVDTEARASTDAAYLNWAGGAELGFAPLVGKFALFNRGLFFYDVSVSAGVLFANSASIARPSGQSGLAGTAALSTRVFLNDWMALNLEVRDTIYNAQLRGLPDGALTHSVSVGAGVSLYVPTAFEYSDSEEPAQR, encoded by the coding sequence ATGCCGCACCGAAGTTTCGCCGCTCGCCATCTGCTCGCGTTGGCTGCCCTGGGCAGCGCCACCGTCTTGAGTGCCTCTGTCAGCGCTCAGGAGACCGTGCAGGAGTTCTCTGACACCATTCACGTCATCCAGCGCCGGCCGGTGCTGCAGAAGCAACGTGTGGATCTGACGCCGCGATTCGGGGTCAACGTCAACGACGCCATCTACCGGAACTTCCGCGTCGGGGCGAACCTCAACTACCACTTCAGCGAGCGCTTCTACGCCGGGGCGATCTTTGACTGGTACGATTTTGGCGAAGTGCTTGGCGGTCCGACCCAGAGCTTCCGCGACGTGGATACGGAGGCGCGGGCGAGCACCGATGCTGCCTACCTGAACTGGGCGGGCGGCGCCGAGTTGGGCTTTGCTCCGCTGGTCGGAAAGTTCGCGCTCTTTAACCGCGGGCTCTTCTTCTACGATGTGTCGGTCTCGGCCGGGGTGCTCTTTGCGAACTCCGCGTCGATCGCGCGTCCTTCGGGCCAGAGCGGCCTGGCGGGCACCGCGGCGCTGAGCACCCGGGTGTTTTTGAACGACTGGATGGCGCTGAACCTGGAGGTTCGCGACACCATCTACAACGCCCAGCTGCGCGGGCTGCCCGATGGCGCGCTGACCCACTCGGTGTCGGTCGGCGCCGGGGTGAGCCTGTATGTGCCCACCGCCTTTGAATACTCCGATAGCGAAGAGCCCGCGCAGCGCTGA
- a CDS encoding asparagine synthase-related protein, producing MTDLYLGPGCRAALPGDAEAIATGIWMRPSPLWEHRLVVAGCWRALVIGEPGAMSADWEGLLDAYGRGEGLALSRIPGVHSGIFWREGHSAQGWWRDRFGRIPWQHRCAPDFAASTDPDLMSVLSGADGLNLLRIGDFLAGGQANDRADFALNVERLRPGEVAYLGAHTTLTLQSWWRARPGVGSTSRPTPQRRAEVAHRLRAHLERGALALDEPGSWLALSGGLDSATLLGLSPHPAKTRTLTLDLDPGERRRARALAEAMGARWEPLPIETRWPLRLPAQHLSAAGWGPHAHPDLGWFSDALSQLRSRLNEPLLTLVTGHGADDALWIPPRVWLDDRFEHLAPRDLLAAARHLGLSRLSAPALGAALQRLGLRAAREHLRPAPAPTPPWLLCPPYASPAGIEPASRRFARFRAARQHTWNWELIMRSLARIARQANLRLLTPFLDAEVWDLSLELSPAELVEGGRQKAPLRRLGRHLPSEVRRRPKLGSFDALVERGLADKELNRALRLMTHSQLARHRVIHEAIFQKALADYLARPLSGPPWRGSWEIWRTLAAELWLQNQSRWAAADVT from the coding sequence TTGACAGACCTTTATCTCGGCCCGGGCTGCCGCGCTGCACTCCCCGGTGACGCCGAAGCGATCGCCACCGGAATCTGGATGCGCCCCTCCCCGCTCTGGGAGCATCGGCTGGTGGTCGCCGGCTGCTGGCGCGCGCTGGTTATCGGTGAGCCCGGGGCGATGTCGGCCGACTGGGAAGGGCTTCTCGACGCTTATGGACGCGGTGAGGGACTGGCGCTGAGCCGAATCCCCGGGGTGCACAGCGGGATCTTCTGGCGAGAGGGCCACAGCGCGCAGGGCTGGTGGCGCGATCGCTTCGGACGCATACCCTGGCAACACCGCTGCGCGCCGGACTTTGCCGCCAGCACCGATCCCGACCTCATGAGCGTGCTGAGCGGCGCCGACGGCTTGAATCTTTTGCGGATCGGCGACTTTCTGGCCGGCGGACAGGCCAACGACCGCGCCGACTTTGCGCTGAACGTGGAGCGATTGCGCCCCGGAGAAGTCGCGTATCTCGGGGCCCACACCACCCTCACCTTGCAAAGCTGGTGGCGTGCGCGCCCGGGCGTAGGGTCCACATCCCGGCCGACGCCGCAGCGCCGCGCCGAGGTGGCCCACAGGCTGCGCGCGCACCTGGAGCGCGGTGCGCTCGCGCTGGATGAGCCGGGCAGCTGGCTTGCGCTCAGCGGTGGGCTGGACTCGGCCACGCTCCTGGGGTTGAGCCCCCATCCGGCAAAGACCCGCACGCTGACGCTGGACCTTGATCCTGGCGAGCGCCGGCGCGCCCGGGCGCTGGCCGAGGCGATGGGTGCGCGCTGGGAGCCCCTGCCCATTGAGACCCGCTGGCCTCTTCGACTTCCGGCCCAACACCTGAGCGCGGCCGGCTGGGGGCCGCATGCCCACCCCGACCTCGGGTGGTTCTCCGATGCCCTCTCTCAGCTTCGATCCCGGCTCAACGAACCCCTCCTGACCCTGGTCACAGGTCACGGCGCCGACGACGCCCTGTGGATCCCGCCCCGGGTCTGGCTCGACGATCGCTTTGAGCACCTTGCGCCGCGCGATCTTCTGGCCGCGGCCCGCCACCTGGGGCTGAGTCGCTTGAGCGCCCCCGCGCTCGGCGCCGCGCTGCAACGCCTGGGCCTGCGTGCGGCCCGCGAGCACCTGCGGCCGGCCCCCGCCCCGACGCCCCCCTGGCTTCTGTGCCCGCCATACGCCTCGCCAGCCGGCATTGAGCCCGCCTCCAGGCGCTTTGCGCGCTTTCGCGCCGCGCGCCAGCACACCTGGAACTGGGAGCTGATCATGCGCAGCCTGGCCCGCATCGCCCGTCAGGCCAACCTGCGCCTTCTGACTCCTTTCCTTGATGCCGAGGTCTGGGACTTATCTTTAGAACTATCCCCTGCCGAGCTGGTTGAGGGGGGACGCCAGAAAGCGCCGCTGCGTCGCCTCGGTCGGCACTTACCCTCGGAGGTCAGGCGGCGTCCAAAGCTCGGAAGTTTCGACGCGCTCGTCGAGCGCGGGCTGGCCGATAAGGAGCTCAACCGCGCGCTGCGTCTGATGACCCACTCGCAGCTCGCCAGACACCGAGTGATCCATGAAGCCATCTTCCAGAAAGCCCTTGCCGACTACCTGGCGCGCCCCCTCTCAGGACCACCCTGGCGCGGCTCCTGGGAGATCTGGCGAACCCTTGCAGCCGAACTCTGGCTCCAGAACCAGAGCCGGTGGGCCGCAGCCGATGTCACCTGA
- a CDS encoding outer membrane beta-barrel domain-containing protein, with amino-acid sequence MMKSNRRWPLVFALALCAFYLPHAPAEAAEGDEIAAIDSGPIVRRQLLHRSARLELQPMATFSMNDAYVRNVMAGVSGTYYLNNVFGLGASFQYGAMHPATNLRENLEATLADNGELARLDSLSYSYLGWAADVGFTYVPIFGKFSVMNSLFSHYDLHLFGGMVIVNEGVEGSSEGVIVDDGIAGTRPGGYFGGGLRFFMSDMLALNVQVRNYLYNRAEISSGNANPQLSNTVMLSVGLGIFLPGEVKISR; translated from the coding sequence ATGATGAAGTCGAATCGACGCTGGCCCCTGGTCTTCGCCCTTGCCCTGTGCGCGTTTTACCTGCCGCACGCTCCTGCTGAAGCTGCCGAGGGCGATGAGATCGCCGCGATTGACAGCGGCCCGATCGTGCGCCGCCAGCTCTTGCACCGCTCCGCGCGCCTGGAATTGCAGCCGATGGCCACGTTCAGCATGAACGATGCCTACGTGCGCAACGTGATGGCCGGAGTCAGCGGGACCTACTACTTGAATAACGTCTTCGGGCTGGGCGCCTCGTTTCAGTACGGCGCGATGCACCCGGCGACCAACCTGCGCGAGAACCTTGAGGCCACACTTGCCGACAATGGCGAGCTCGCTCGGCTTGATTCGCTGAGTTACTCCTACCTGGGGTGGGCCGCGGACGTGGGCTTTACCTACGTGCCGATCTTCGGAAAGTTCTCGGTGATGAACTCGCTCTTCTCGCATTACGACCTGCACCTCTTCGGCGGCATGGTCATTGTCAATGAAGGCGTCGAGGGCAGCTCGGAAGGCGTGATCGTCGATGACGGTATCGCCGGCACCCGCCCGGGTGGCTACTTTGGCGGCGGTCTTCGTTTCTTCATGAGCGATATGCTCGCGCTCAACGTTCAGGTTCGTAACTACCTCTACAATCGCGCCGAGATCAGCAGCGGCAACGCCAACCCGCAGCTCTCAAACACCGTGATGCTCTCGGTGGGCCTGGGGATCTTCCTCCCGGGCGAGGTTAAGATCTCGCGCTGA
- the smc gene encoding chromosome segregation protein SMC, translated as MKLRRIEIVGFKSFRDRVTVDISDGMTCIVGPNGCGKSNVVDAIKWAMGDMSPKSLRGDSMQDVIFAGTEKHRPGGLAEVTLVFENTARVQEAADEEQVDASGADLSEAAVEDAESPEEVQEAPEDDAPLQGALAVDVEEADEDAKDKSAAPGWITGDGLPRELRHVAEIAITRRLHRSGESEYLINKIPCRLMDIQNLLAGTGLGKQGYSIIEQGQIGFIVNAKPQQRRLIIEEASGITRYKGQRDRAERKLERTELNLQRTRDVLDEITKQLGTLERQAKKAEEHQRFSEELRALEIALLLDKRRDAMARATDSRRQLGEAKRTQHQSKVDFEAGEEQLRVARVDAHQAERRHADLTESFYKLDTRLNLTRSQLEHATDAISQAEERALTLADEKRSQEERREHLKVELLRVEEELEAFVMQPEDDDEAVLRVQEELERLREDRDGLSSQRDQALKDLNEAQSDANRVSDRLQWVGQQLSEMDARAQTTRQGLGAAREDVEDLTRALSRLTMDHARVAEEVEQLKRKSGDAQARHAEAREALKEAEDEAREVASQLAVTRARVESLEEMRERGEGYQEGVRRVLTWAKEEGRDDVLGPAGDFLAVPEGKEAAYAAYLGDRLGDIVVKTRQAAFDALAMLASADVGRVGCFVLPTPDADPRQALSGWLEGLEIVDELALAPQNTDAGNTRAWATPRGDILFADGRVVGGGVGEQTETLLKQARDLEAGKSSLAELIVADEEAQESLEVAQEDLVIAEDEVESVREALQEAVHRARGLMQERDNEERERQRATARVEKLQAELEEHEELHQGLQAEREVLAGRQQEHAGALPGMEKALRELMQQLNEVNARVEARNAELTDEKVRVAQVRERRRHLEESAARLRGAIGHSEGQIARFAREIEEQGERARDATMRVEELKKELAEVERDHGIHRDDVKKAKETLEVVAQAVQEQELRVRALRKALDEAQEALQALEVATREAELAMEHIDEQLAERFELTLAEAQPLVRDIALGPEERKSRAEFLRKRIERLGPVNPLAIEEFAETQERHRFQAEQQADLERSVADLRDVIARMDNESRKRFKETFEAVNAKFQEVFPRLFRGGRASLVLTDPANMLETGVDIEVQPPGKKLQNVTLLSGGEKALTAVSLIFSIFMLKPTPFSVLDEVDAPLDEANVGRFAEMVRDLSTTSQMIVITHNRRTMEAPQMLYGVTMEDAGVSKIVSVRLSEVDEQMAS; from the coding sequence ATGAAGCTACGTCGAATTGAGATTGTGGGGTTTAAGTCGTTTCGCGATCGCGTCACCGTCGATATCAGCGACGGAATGACCTGCATCGTCGGGCCCAACGGCTGCGGCAAGAGCAACGTCGTCGACGCCATCAAGTGGGCGATGGGCGATATGTCGCCCAAGAGCCTGCGCGGCGACTCGATGCAGGATGTGATCTTTGCCGGCACCGAGAAGCACCGGCCCGGGGGGCTGGCCGAGGTCACCCTGGTGTTTGAGAACACCGCCCGGGTGCAAGAGGCTGCCGACGAGGAGCAGGTCGACGCCAGTGGCGCCGATCTCAGCGAGGCTGCGGTAGAAGACGCTGAATCGCCGGAGGAGGTGCAAGAGGCCCCGGAGGACGACGCCCCCCTGCAGGGCGCGCTGGCCGTCGATGTTGAAGAAGCGGATGAAGACGCGAAAGATAAGAGCGCCGCGCCCGGCTGGATCACCGGCGACGGCCTGCCGCGCGAACTTCGTCATGTGGCCGAGATCGCCATCACGCGCCGGCTGCACCGCAGCGGTGAGAGCGAGTACCTGATCAACAAGATCCCCTGCCGGCTGATGGACATTCAGAACCTGCTGGCAGGCACCGGCCTGGGCAAGCAGGGCTACTCGATCATCGAGCAGGGGCAGATTGGCTTTATCGTCAACGCCAAGCCGCAGCAGCGCCGCCTGATCATTGAGGAGGCCAGCGGCATCACCCGATACAAAGGCCAGCGCGACCGGGCCGAGCGCAAACTTGAGCGCACCGAGCTCAACCTGCAGCGTACCCGCGATGTGCTCGACGAGATCACCAAGCAGCTCGGCACGCTGGAGCGCCAGGCCAAAAAGGCCGAGGAGCATCAGCGCTTTAGCGAGGAGCTGCGCGCGCTGGAGATCGCGCTTCTGCTCGACAAGCGCCGCGACGCCATGGCCCGAGCTACAGACTCCCGGCGCCAGCTCGGCGAGGCGAAGCGCACCCAACATCAGTCCAAAGTCGACTTTGAGGCCGGCGAAGAGCAGCTGCGCGTGGCCCGCGTCGACGCGCACCAGGCTGAGCGGCGCCACGCCGATCTGACCGAGTCTTTCTACAAGCTCGACACTCGCCTCAACCTGACGCGCTCGCAGCTGGAGCACGCCACCGACGCCATCTCCCAGGCCGAAGAGCGCGCGCTGACCCTGGCCGATGAGAAGCGCAGCCAGGAAGAGCGGCGCGAGCACCTCAAAGTTGAGCTGCTGCGCGTTGAAGAAGAGCTTGAAGCCTTTGTGATGCAGCCCGAGGACGACGACGAGGCGGTGCTGCGGGTGCAGGAGGAGCTGGAGCGACTTCGGGAGGATCGCGACGGGCTTTCGTCGCAGCGAGACCAGGCGCTCAAAGATCTCAACGAGGCGCAAAGCGATGCGAATCGCGTCAGCGACCGTCTGCAATGGGTCGGGCAGCAGCTCAGTGAGATGGACGCGCGCGCGCAGACCACCCGCCAGGGGCTGGGCGCGGCGCGCGAGGACGTTGAGGATCTGACGCGCGCGCTCAGCCGTCTGACCATGGACCACGCCCGGGTGGCCGAGGAGGTCGAGCAGCTCAAACGCAAGAGCGGCGACGCCCAGGCTCGCCACGCCGAGGCCCGCGAAGCGCTCAAAGAAGCCGAAGATGAGGCCCGCGAGGTCGCAAGCCAGCTGGCGGTCACCCGCGCCCGCGTCGAAAGTCTCGAGGAGATGCGCGAGCGCGGCGAGGGCTATCAGGAGGGCGTGCGCCGCGTGCTCACCTGGGCCAAAGAGGAGGGTCGCGACGATGTGCTTGGCCCGGCCGGCGACTTTCTGGCCGTTCCCGAGGGCAAAGAAGCCGCCTACGCGGCGTATCTGGGGGATCGCCTGGGCGACATCGTCGTGAAGACGCGCCAGGCGGCCTTCGACGCCCTGGCGATGCTCGCCAGCGCCGATGTGGGGCGAGTGGGCTGTTTTGTGCTCCCCACGCCCGACGCCGATCCGCGCCAGGCGCTCTCCGGCTGGCTCGAAGGGCTGGAGATTGTCGATGAGCTCGCCCTTGCCCCTCAAAACACGGACGCGGGCAACACGCGCGCCTGGGCAACCCCCCGGGGCGACATTCTCTTTGCCGACGGCCGGGTCGTCGGCGGGGGGGTTGGCGAGCAGACCGAGACGCTGCTCAAGCAGGCTCGCGATCTTGAAGCCGGCAAATCTTCACTGGCCGAGCTGATCGTCGCCGATGAGGAAGCTCAAGAATCACTTGAGGTCGCTCAAGAAGACCTCGTCATCGCTGAAGATGAGGTCGAGTCGGTGCGCGAAGCCCTGCAGGAGGCCGTGCACCGCGCGCGCGGGCTGATGCAGGAGCGCGACAATGAGGAGCGTGAGCGCCAGCGCGCCACTGCGCGTGTGGAGAAGTTGCAGGCGGAGCTCGAAGAGCACGAAGAGCTCCACCAGGGACTTCAAGCAGAACGTGAGGTTTTGGCCGGACGCCAGCAAGAACACGCCGGGGCGCTTCCCGGTATGGAGAAGGCGTTGCGCGAGCTGATGCAGCAGCTCAATGAGGTCAACGCGCGGGTCGAGGCGCGCAACGCCGAGCTCACCGACGAGAAGGTGCGCGTGGCCCAGGTGCGCGAACGCCGCCGCCACCTCGAAGAGAGCGCCGCTCGTCTGCGCGGCGCCATCGGCCACTCCGAGGGGCAGATCGCGCGCTTTGCCCGCGAGATCGAAGAGCAGGGCGAACGCGCCCGCGACGCCACCATGCGCGTGGAAGAGCTCAAAAAGGAGCTGGCGGAGGTCGAGCGCGATCACGGCATCCACCGCGACGACGTCAAAAAGGCTAAAGAAACACTTGAGGTCGTGGCGCAGGCCGTGCAGGAGCAGGAGCTCAGGGTGCGCGCGCTGCGTAAGGCCCTCGATGAGGCTCAGGAGGCGCTCCAGGCCCTGGAGGTCGCCACCCGCGAGGCCGAGCTCGCCATGGAGCACATCGACGAGCAGCTCGCCGAACGCTTCGAGCTCACCCTGGCTGAGGCTCAGCCCCTGGTGCGCGATATTGCGCTGGGACCGGAGGAGCGTAAGTCGCGCGCGGAGTTTTTGCGTAAGCGCATCGAGCGGCTCGGGCCGGTCAACCCGCTGGCCATCGAGGAGTTTGCGGAAACGCAGGAGCGCCACCGCTTCCAGGCCGAGCAGCAGGCCGACCTGGAGCGCTCTGTGGCAGATCTTCGCGACGTCATCGCGCGCATGGATAACGAGAGTCGCAAGCGATTCAAGGAGACCTTTGAGGCGGTCAACGCGAAGTTCCAGGAGGTCTTTCCGCGCCTCTTCCGAGGAGGTCGCGCCAGCCTCGTGCTCACCGATCCGGCGAATATGCTGGAGACCGGTGTGGACATTGAGGTGCAGCCCCCGGGTAAGAAACTTCAGAACGTGACCTTGCTCTCCGGTGGTGAGAAGGCGCTGACGGCGGTGAGCCTGATCTTCTCGATCTTCATGCTCAAGCCCACGCCCTTCTCGGTGCTTGATGAGGTCGACGCGCCGCTCGATGAGGCCAACGTCGGCCGCTTTGCGGAGATGGTGCGCGATTTGAGCACCACCAGCCAGATGATCGTGATCACCCACAACCGCCGCACGATGGAGGCCCCGCAGATGCTCTACGGGGTGACCATGGAAGACGCGGGGGTCTCCAAGATCGTCTCAGTGCGTCTCTCGGAGGTCGACGAGCAGATGGCTTCCTGA
- a CDS encoding cytochrome P450 yields the protein MSSPPDSPGPEVPGPSGLTMAMTLRDFARGPIPMIEGLQARFGDVSRFRFAGSTMWQFGDPQLIEEVMLRKAGEFVKDKITHELDDLVGQGLLTSEGELWRRQRKLAAPTLQRRHIQAYAEAMVRFTRAMTAEWGEQSDRAFHHDSMELTLRIVVKTLFNLEMAHEIDRIGRAIEDGMDAFHERVHTMWRFIKDYVDPPLQPVHNRAVETLDDVIGELIRERQRDQSPGDDLLLRLIQARDDEGHAMSDRQLRDEALTIFLAGHETTALAITYALYLLANHPGAQQRVHDELDLRGGDLGANAANDLPYLKAVAQEALRLYPPAWIVGREALVDVEVGPWRVEKGDQVIIPTFVVHRNERFFEDPLRFAPSRWLDGLEKRLPRFAYFPFGGGPRVCIGNHFAMMELVLVLATILGEYRVEDLSESAVELDPSVTLRPKGEVPLRFVRRA from the coding sequence ATGTCCTCTCCTCCCGATAGCCCCGGCCCTGAGGTTCCCGGCCCCAGCGGGCTGACGATGGCCATGACCTTGCGGGACTTCGCCCGCGGGCCGATCCCGATGATCGAAGGCTTGCAGGCGCGCTTTGGCGACGTCTCGCGTTTTCGATTCGCCGGCAGCACGATGTGGCAGTTCGGCGACCCGCAGCTCATCGAGGAGGTGATGCTGCGCAAGGCCGGCGAGTTTGTGAAAGATAAGATCACCCACGAGCTCGACGATCTGGTCGGCCAGGGTTTGCTCACCAGCGAGGGCGAGCTATGGCGCCGGCAACGCAAACTCGCTGCGCCCACGCTGCAGCGGCGCCATATTCAGGCCTATGCCGAGGCGATGGTGCGTTTCACCCGCGCCATGACGGCAGAGTGGGGCGAACAAAGCGACCGCGCGTTTCATCACGACAGCATGGAGTTGACGCTGCGTATTGTGGTCAAGACCCTCTTCAACCTGGAGATGGCCCACGAGATCGACCGCATCGGCCGGGCGATTGAAGACGGCATGGACGCGTTTCATGAGCGCGTTCATACGATGTGGCGTTTCATCAAAGATTATGTCGATCCGCCGCTGCAGCCGGTGCACAACCGGGCGGTGGAGACGCTGGATGACGTCATCGGAGAGTTGATCCGCGAGCGTCAGCGCGACCAGAGTCCGGGCGATGATCTCTTGTTGCGCTTGATTCAGGCGCGCGACGATGAGGGCCACGCCATGAGCGATCGCCAGCTTCGCGACGAGGCGCTCACGATCTTTCTGGCAGGCCACGAGACCACCGCGCTGGCGATCACGTACGCGCTCTACCTCCTGGCCAACCACCCGGGCGCGCAACAACGCGTTCACGATGAGCTCGATCTTCGGGGCGGCGATCTCGGCGCCAACGCTGCCAACGATCTGCCCTACCTTAAAGCCGTCGCTCAGGAGGCGCTGCGTCTCTACCCGCCGGCCTGGATCGTGGGGCGCGAGGCGCTCGTCGACGTCGAGGTCGGGCCCTGGCGCGTCGAGAAGGGCGACCAGGTCATCATTCCCACCTTTGTGGTGCATCGAAACGAGCGGTTTTTTGAAGATCCTCTGCGTTTTGCGCCCTCGCGCTGGCTCGACGGGCTGGAGAAGCGCCTGCCGCGCTTTGCGTACTTCCCCTTCGGCGGCGGGCCGCGGGTCTGTATCGGCAATCATTTTGCGATGATGGAGCTTGTTCTCGTGCTCGCGACGATCCTTGGCGAGTATCGCGTCGAAGATCTTTCGGAGTCGGCGGTGGAGCTTGACCCCTCGGTGACCCTTCGACCGAAGGGGGAGGTGCCGCTCCGATTTGTGCGTCGCGCGTAA